From a single Apostichopus japonicus isolate 1M-3 chromosome 12, ASM3797524v1, whole genome shotgun sequence genomic region:
- the LOC139977759 gene encoding uncharacterized protein isoform X2, with the protein MGQKNETKEINLSWKEIYVKNLDLYQALWNSLTADEIKLLEEYWCNGLQSYGSSLNKKKILELTKQTSLSARRIKNWIDKKKKKQVRRKFGSRSKVPSLKPRKKSAYSCFMAEYISGHATSPETQATTLNKANEAWKKVKGTPEVSKYKEQADNKNRMEAEGATIRQEHKKVMARHILTEIKKMCFQLQVLDYEAMFVAIDTEQNLHSSGTTEGQKF; encoded by the exons ATGGGACAAAAAAACGAAACAAAAG AAATCAATCTTTCTTGGAAAGAAATTTACGTTAAAAATCTGGATCTGTATCAAGCTTTATG GAATTCACTTACTGCTGATGAGATTAAACTACTTGAGGAATATTGGTGTAATGGGCTGCAGAGTTATGGGAGCAGTTTGAACAAGAAAAAGATATTGGagttaacaaaacaaacttcattaaGTGCCAGAAGAATAAAG AACTggattgacaaaaaaaaaaaaaagcaagtcAGAAGAAAATTTGGCAGCCGCAGCAAAGTACCTTCACTAAAACCCAGGAAAAAGAGTGCCTATAGCTGCTTCATGGCAGAGTATATTTCAGGACATG cAACATCACCTGAAACCCAGGCTACAACCCTTAACAAAGCCAATGAAGCATGGAAGAAAGTCAAGGGTACACCAGAAGTAAGCAAATACAAGGAGCAAGCAGATAACAAAAATAGGATGGAAGCCGAAGGTGCTACAATCAGGCAGGAGCATAAGAAGGTCATGGCCAGGCACATTTTGACTGAAATcaagaaaatg TGTTTTCAACTTCAAGTATTGGACTATGAAGCAATGTTCGTTGCCATAGATACAGAGCAAAATCTCCATAGTTCGGGAACTACTGAAGGCCAAAAGTTTTAG
- the LOC139977759 gene encoding uncharacterized protein isoform X6 — protein sequence MKDIAYTTHRLKCDDAGTGRRAMSYKQLAMGNIVVDGLSPGITCKRPSAYGVHDLQAILHSKNSITIRSSSNATITPDANCPPENEHVSVSDYSQMLDQDQGSRRVMKLFIHPTTKKNLQSLCWTYLKTYTHVQKILRKMCMKRYKQEKKKSRRTKQLISSRWRKFLRRGRRREKLSIWSSGTGTLPNIING from the exons ATGAAAGATATTGCTTATACCACCCACAGACTGAAATGTGACG ATGCAGGTACGGGCAGGAGAGCAATGAGCTACAAGCAGCTTGCTATGGGGAATATTGTGGTAGATGGTCTGTCACCTGGTATTACCTGTAAACGACCGTCTGCGTATGGAGTCCATGATCTGCAAGCAATATTACACAGCAAAAATAGTATTACCATCC GTTCTTCCAGCAATGCAACTATTACTCCAGATGCCAATTGCCCACCAGAAAATGAACATG TGTCTGTGAGTGATTATAGTCAAATGCTAGACCAAGACCAAGGCTCTAGACGCGTGATGAAGCTGTTCATCCATCCTACGACCAAGAAG AACCTGCAGTCATTATGCTGGACATATTTGAAGACTTACACTCATGTCCAGAAAATACTGAGGAAGATGTGCATGAAGAGGTACAAgcaggagaagaaaaagagcAGGAGGACGAAGCAG ctGATTTCTTCCCGGTGGAGAAAGTTCTTAAGAAGAGGCAGAAGAAGGGAGAAACTCAGTATCTGGTCAAGTGGCACGGGTACTCTTCCAAATATAATCAATGGGTAG
- the LOC139977759 gene encoding uncharacterized protein isoform X3 gives MGQKNETKEINLSWKEIYVKNLDLYQALWNSLTADEIKLLEEYWCNGLQSYGSSLNKKKILELTKQTSLSARRIKNWIDKKKKKQVRRKFGSRSKVPSLKPRKKSAYSCFMAEYISGHATSPETQATTLNKANEAWKKVKGTPEVSKYKEQADNKNRMEAEGATIRQEHKKVMARHILTEIKKMGVMLMVLLKKQPVQHYVPACRRSLTKNTI, from the exons ATGGGACAAAAAAACGAAACAAAAG AAATCAATCTTTCTTGGAAAGAAATTTACGTTAAAAATCTGGATCTGTATCAAGCTTTATG GAATTCACTTACTGCTGATGAGATTAAACTACTTGAGGAATATTGGTGTAATGGGCTGCAGAGTTATGGGAGCAGTTTGAACAAGAAAAAGATATTGGagttaacaaaacaaacttcattaaGTGCCAGAAGAATAAAG AACTggattgacaaaaaaaaaaaaaagcaagtcAGAAGAAAATTTGGCAGCCGCAGCAAAGTACCTTCACTAAAACCCAGGAAAAAGAGTGCCTATAGCTGCTTCATGGCAGAGTATATTTCAGGACATG cAACATCACCTGAAACCCAGGCTACAACCCTTAACAAAGCCAATGAAGCATGGAAGAAAGTCAAGGGTACACCAGAAGTAAGCAAATACAAGGAGCAAGCAGATAACAAAAATAGGATGGAAGCCGAAGGTGCTACAATCAGGCAGGAGCATAAGAAGGTCATGGCCAGGCACATTTTGACTGAAATcaagaaaatg GGGGTAATGCTGATGGTCCTGTTAAAGAAGCAACCCGTGCAACACTACGTTCCAGCGTGCAGGAGATCTTTAACGAAAAATACT ATATGA
- the LOC139977759 gene encoding uncharacterized protein isoform X4, which produces MQLQEKEMVVRIVHTWLLELILVGSSSITNAGTGRRAMSYKQLAMGNIVVDGLSPGITCKRPSAYGVHDLQAILHSKNSITIRSSSNATITPDANCPPENEHVSVSDYSQMLDQDQGSRRVMKLFIHPTTKKNLQSLCWTYLKTYTHVQKILRKMCMKRYKQEKKKSRRTKQLISSRWRKFLRRGRRREKLSIWSSGTGTLPNIING; this is translated from the exons ATGCAGCTACAGGAGAAAGAAATGGTTGTTAGAATTGTTCACACATGGCTACTTGAACTCATTTTGGTTGGCAGTTCTTCAATTACAA ATGCAGGTACGGGCAGGAGAGCAATGAGCTACAAGCAGCTTGCTATGGGGAATATTGTGGTAGATGGTCTGTCACCTGGTATTACCTGTAAACGACCGTCTGCGTATGGAGTCCATGATCTGCAAGCAATATTACACAGCAAAAATAGTATTACCATCC GTTCTTCCAGCAATGCAACTATTACTCCAGATGCCAATTGCCCACCAGAAAATGAACATG TGTCTGTGAGTGATTATAGTCAAATGCTAGACCAAGACCAAGGCTCTAGACGCGTGATGAAGCTGTTCATCCATCCTACGACCAAGAAG AACCTGCAGTCATTATGCTGGACATATTTGAAGACTTACACTCATGTCCAGAAAATACTGAGGAAGATGTGCATGAAGAGGTACAAgcaggagaagaaaaagagcAGGAGGACGAAGCAG ctGATTTCTTCCCGGTGGAGAAAGTTCTTAAGAAGAGGCAGAAGAAGGGAGAAACTCAGTATCTGGTCAAGTGGCACGGGTACTCTTCCAAATATAATCAATGGGTAG
- the LOC139977759 gene encoding uncharacterized protein isoform X1, whose amino-acid sequence MGQKNETKEINLSWKEIYVKNLDLYQALWNSLTADEIKLLEEYWCNGLQSYGSSLNKKKILELTKQTSLSARRIKNWIDKKKKKQVRRKFGSRSKVPSLKPRKKSAYSCFMAEYISGHATSPETQATTLNKANEAWKKVKGTPEVSKYKEQADNKNRMEAEGATIRQEHKKVMARHILTEIKKMGVMLMVLLKKQPVQHYVPACRRSLTKNTMQVRAGEQ is encoded by the exons ATGGGACAAAAAAACGAAACAAAAG AAATCAATCTTTCTTGGAAAGAAATTTACGTTAAAAATCTGGATCTGTATCAAGCTTTATG GAATTCACTTACTGCTGATGAGATTAAACTACTTGAGGAATATTGGTGTAATGGGCTGCAGAGTTATGGGAGCAGTTTGAACAAGAAAAAGATATTGGagttaacaaaacaaacttcattaaGTGCCAGAAGAATAAAG AACTggattgacaaaaaaaaaaaaaagcaagtcAGAAGAAAATTTGGCAGCCGCAGCAAAGTACCTTCACTAAAACCCAGGAAAAAGAGTGCCTATAGCTGCTTCATGGCAGAGTATATTTCAGGACATG cAACATCACCTGAAACCCAGGCTACAACCCTTAACAAAGCCAATGAAGCATGGAAGAAAGTCAAGGGTACACCAGAAGTAAGCAAATACAAGGAGCAAGCAGATAACAAAAATAGGATGGAAGCCGAAGGTGCTACAATCAGGCAGGAGCATAAGAAGGTCATGGCCAGGCACATTTTGACTGAAATcaagaaaatg GGGGTAATGCTGATGGTCCTGTTAAAGAAGCAACCCGTGCAACACTACGTTCCAGCGTGCAGGAGATCTTTAACGAAAAATACT ATGCAGGTACGGGCAGGAGAGCAATGA
- the LOC139977759 gene encoding uncharacterized protein isoform X5, producing MNSLTADEIKLLEEYWCNGLQSYGSSLNKKKILELTKQTSLSARRIKNWIDKKKKKQVRRKFGSRSKVPSLKPRKKSAYSCFMAEYISGHATSPETQATTLNKANEAWKKVKGTPEVSKYKEQADNKNRMEAEGATIRQEHKKVMARHILTEIKKMGVMLMVLLKKQPVQHYVPACRRSLTKNTMQVRAGEQ from the exons AT GAATTCACTTACTGCTGATGAGATTAAACTACTTGAGGAATATTGGTGTAATGGGCTGCAGAGTTATGGGAGCAGTTTGAACAAGAAAAAGATATTGGagttaacaaaacaaacttcattaaGTGCCAGAAGAATAAAG AACTggattgacaaaaaaaaaaaaaagcaagtcAGAAGAAAATTTGGCAGCCGCAGCAAAGTACCTTCACTAAAACCCAGGAAAAAGAGTGCCTATAGCTGCTTCATGGCAGAGTATATTTCAGGACATG cAACATCACCTGAAACCCAGGCTACAACCCTTAACAAAGCCAATGAAGCATGGAAGAAAGTCAAGGGTACACCAGAAGTAAGCAAATACAAGGAGCAAGCAGATAACAAAAATAGGATGGAAGCCGAAGGTGCTACAATCAGGCAGGAGCATAAGAAGGTCATGGCCAGGCACATTTTGACTGAAATcaagaaaatg GGGGTAATGCTGATGGTCCTGTTAAAGAAGCAACCCGTGCAACACTACGTTCCAGCGTGCAGGAGATCTTTAACGAAAAATACT ATGCAGGTACGGGCAGGAGAGCAATGA